The following are encoded together in the Carbonactinospora thermoautotrophica genome:
- a CDS encoding (2Fe-2S)-binding protein: MQITINVNGEDYTREIEPRHLLVRFLRDDLGLTGTHWGCDTSNCGACTVLLDGKPVKSCTVLAAMAAGHEVRTVESLEVDGNLDPVQQGFIEKHGLQCGFCTPGMLMTARALLNENPNPTEAEIREAISGQLCRCTGYLNIVRAIQWAAEHSTAKTVGS; this comes from the coding sequence ATGCAGATCACCATCAACGTCAACGGCGAGGACTACACTCGCGAGATCGAGCCGCGCCACCTGCTGGTGCGCTTCCTGCGCGACGATCTGGGCCTCACCGGCACCCACTGGGGCTGTGACACCAGCAACTGCGGCGCCTGCACCGTGCTTCTGGACGGGAAGCCGGTCAAGAGCTGTACGGTTCTCGCCGCCATGGCTGCCGGGCACGAGGTGCGTACCGTCGAAAGCCTGGAGGTCGACGGCAACCTCGACCCCGTCCAGCAGGGCTTCATCGAGAAGCACGGCCTGCAGTGCGGCTTCTGCACCCCGGGCATGCTGATGACCGCCCGGGCGCTGCTCAACGAGAATCCCAATCCGACCGAGGCCGAGATCCGCGAGGCGATCTCCGGCCAGCTGTGCCGGTGCACCGGCTACCTGAACATCGTTAGGGCCATTCAGTGGGCCGCGGAGCACTCGACCGCCAAGACCGTAGGGAGCTGA
- a CDS encoding FAD binding domain-containing protein, producing MQVPAPFEYQRAKSVDETLALLQRFGDEARIIAGGHSLLPMMKLRLARPEVVIDINDLHELDYVRQEGSELRIGALTRHRTLLESELIGRFFPIFHDAERVIADPLVRNRGTIGGSLCQADPSEDLSAVCAAVKAQAVIRGADGSRVVSMDEFHLGPYETAVGPGEMLVEVRIPVWQNAGSAYEKVERKAGDWAIAAVGAAVSLNNGRIADAGFGYAAVGILHAHQVEEAVRGKEPSEELFAEAGRIASEVCEPITDTRGSAEYKRHLAGELTKRALRRAVARAAGREA from the coding sequence GTGCAGGTACCGGCGCCGTTTGAGTACCAACGAGCGAAGAGCGTCGATGAGACGCTTGCGCTGCTCCAGCGCTTCGGCGACGAGGCGCGTATCATCGCCGGAGGCCACAGCCTCCTGCCAATGATGAAGCTCCGGCTCGCCCGGCCGGAGGTCGTCATCGACATCAACGATCTTCACGAGCTCGACTACGTGCGCCAGGAAGGTTCTGAGCTGCGTATCGGCGCGCTCACCCGACACCGCACCCTGCTCGAGTCGGAGCTCATCGGGCGATTTTTCCCGATCTTCCACGACGCCGAGCGAGTGATCGCTGACCCGCTGGTCCGCAACCGGGGCACGATCGGTGGCTCGCTGTGCCAGGCTGACCCGTCCGAGGACCTCTCCGCGGTGTGCGCCGCCGTGAAGGCCCAGGCCGTGATCCGGGGTGCGGACGGCTCCCGTGTCGTGTCGATGGATGAGTTCCACCTGGGCCCGTACGAGACCGCAGTCGGCCCGGGTGAGATGCTTGTTGAGGTTCGCATCCCGGTCTGGCAGAACGCCGGGAGCGCCTACGAGAAGGTCGAGCGCAAGGCGGGGGACTGGGCGATCGCCGCCGTGGGGGCGGCCGTCTCGCTGAACAACGGGCGGATCGCCGACGCCGGCTTCGGGTATGCCGCGGTGGGTATCTTGCACGCCCACCAGGTGGAGGAGGCGGTGCGCGGCAAGGAGCCCTCCGAGGAACTGTTCGCCGAAGCTGGTCGCATCGCGTCCGAGGTGTGCGAGCCGATCACCGACACCCGGGGCAGTGCCGAGTACAAGCGGCATCTGGCCGGTGAGCTTACGAAGCGCGCGCTGCGGCGGGCCGTGGCCCGCGCCGCAGGAAGGGAGGCTTGA
- a CDS encoding aerobic carbon-monoxide dehydrogenase large subunit has protein sequence MTAVKEERPIGFGSLKRKEDQRFVRGKGTYVDDVKLPGMLHGAILRSPFAHARIVSIDTSAAEAHPKVKAVITGKTLESMNLAWMPTLSLDTQAVLATDKVRFQGQEVAFVVAEDHYSARDALELIDVEYEPLPAVVDPRRALDPDAPVIRDDLEGKTDNHIFDWEAGDKEATDAVFAKADVVVTQDMLYPRVHPAPLETCGAVAHFDKVDGKLTLWSTTQAPHAHRTLYAMVAGLPEHKIRVIAPDIGGGFGNKVGIYPGYVLAIVGSIVTGKPVKWMEDRSENLMSTSFARDYHMRGEIAATRDGKILALRVNVLGDHGAFNAQAQPAKYPAGFFHVFTGSYDLEAAHCKVTGVYTNKAPGGVAYACSFRVTEAVYLVERMVDCLADELNMDPAELRMKNLLRPEQFPYQAKTGWVYDSGDYPTCLRKAMDIAGYEELRKEQAERRARGELMGIGISFFTEAVGAGPRKHMDILGLGMADGCELRVHPTGKAVLRLSVQTQGQGHETTFAQIVAEELGIPPEDIDVIHGDTDQTPFGLGTYGSRSMPVSGAAAAVVSRKVRDKARLIASAMLEVSPEDLEWEKGRWFVKGDPEKGKTIQEIALAAHGDLELPEGVEGHLEAQTVYNPPNLTYPYGAYICVVDVDPGTGHVKVRRFIAVDDCGTRINPMIIEGQVHGGLADGVGMALMEFIGFDEEGNCLGGSFMDYLLPTALECPSWELGYTVTPSPHHPLGAKGVGESATVGSPAAVVNAVMDAIGVRHVDMPLTPSRVWTAMKYGSVEPPQ, from the coding sequence GTGACCGCCGTCAAGGAAGAACGACCGATCGGCTTTGGCTCGCTGAAGCGCAAGGAGGACCAGCGCTTCGTCCGGGGCAAGGGTACGTACGTCGACGACGTGAAGCTGCCGGGCATGCTGCACGGCGCCATCCTGCGCAGCCCGTTCGCGCACGCCCGCATCGTGTCGATCGACACCTCGGCCGCTGAGGCCCACCCCAAGGTGAAGGCCGTGATCACCGGCAAGACCCTGGAGAGCATGAACCTGGCCTGGATGCCGACCCTGTCGCTGGACACCCAGGCCGTGCTGGCCACCGACAAGGTGCGGTTCCAGGGTCAGGAGGTGGCCTTCGTCGTCGCCGAGGACCACTACTCGGCTCGGGACGCCCTGGAGCTGATCGATGTCGAGTACGAGCCGTTGCCGGCGGTCGTCGACCCCCGGCGCGCGCTGGACCCCGACGCGCCGGTCATCCGGGACGACCTGGAAGGCAAGACCGACAACCACATCTTCGACTGGGAGGCCGGCGACAAGGAGGCCACCGACGCGGTCTTCGCCAAGGCCGACGTGGTGGTCACCCAGGACATGCTGTACCCGCGGGTGCACCCCGCGCCGTTGGAGACCTGCGGGGCGGTGGCCCACTTCGACAAGGTCGACGGGAAGCTCACCCTGTGGAGCACCACCCAGGCGCCGCACGCCCACCGCACGCTTTATGCGATGGTGGCGGGCCTGCCCGAGCACAAGATCCGCGTGATCGCCCCCGACATCGGCGGCGGTTTCGGGAACAAGGTGGGCATCTACCCCGGGTACGTGTTGGCGATCGTCGGGTCGATCGTCACCGGCAAGCCGGTGAAGTGGATGGAGGACCGCTCGGAGAACCTCATGAGCACCTCCTTCGCCCGCGACTACCACATGCGCGGGGAGATCGCGGCGACCCGCGACGGCAAGATCCTCGCGCTCCGGGTGAACGTGCTCGGCGACCACGGCGCGTTCAACGCCCAGGCCCAGCCGGCGAAGTACCCGGCCGGTTTCTTCCACGTCTTCACCGGCTCGTACGACCTCGAGGCCGCCCACTGCAAGGTCACCGGTGTCTACACCAACAAGGCCCCGGGCGGCGTCGCCTACGCCTGCTCGTTCCGGGTCACCGAGGCGGTGTACCTGGTCGAGCGCATGGTCGACTGCCTGGCCGACGAGCTGAACATGGACCCGGCCGAGCTGCGCATGAAGAACCTGCTGCGGCCTGAGCAGTTCCCCTACCAGGCCAAGACCGGGTGGGTGTACGACTCCGGGGACTACCCCACCTGCCTGCGCAAGGCCATGGACATCGCCGGGTACGAGGAGCTGCGCAAGGAGCAGGCCGAGAGGCGTGCCCGCGGCGAGCTGATGGGGATCGGGATCTCGTTCTTCACCGAGGCCGTGGGTGCGGGGCCCCGCAAGCACATGGACATCCTGGGCCTGGGCATGGCCGACGGGTGCGAGCTGCGTGTGCACCCGACCGGCAAGGCGGTGCTGCGGCTGAGCGTGCAGACCCAGGGCCAGGGGCATGAGACGACGTTCGCTCAGATCGTCGCCGAGGAGCTGGGCATCCCGCCGGAGGACATCGACGTCATCCACGGCGACACCGACCAGACCCCGTTCGGACTCGGCACCTACGGCAGCCGGTCCATGCCGGTGTCGGGTGCGGCCGCGGCCGTCGTCTCCCGCAAGGTGCGGGACAAGGCCCGGCTGATCGCGAGCGCCATGCTCGAGGTGTCTCCCGAGGACCTGGAGTGGGAGAAGGGGCGCTGGTTCGTCAAGGGCGACCCGGAGAAGGGCAAGACCATCCAGGAGATCGCCCTGGCCGCGCACGGTGACCTTGAGCTGCCCGAAGGGGTGGAGGGGCACCTGGAGGCGCAGACGGTCTACAACCCGCCGAACCTCACCTACCCCTACGGGGCCTACATCTGCGTGGTGGACGTCGACCCCGGCACCGGGCATGTCAAGGTGCGTCGGTTCATCGCGGTCGACGACTGTGGCACCCGCATCAACCCGATGATCATCGAGGGGCAGGTGCACGGCGGTCTGGCCGACGGTGTCGGCATGGCGTTGATGGAGTTCATCGGCTTCGACGAGGAGGGCAACTGCCTGGGCGGGTCGTTCATGGACTACCTGCTCCCGACCGCCCTGGAGTGCCCGTCGTGGGAGCTGGGCTACACCGTCACCCCGTCCCCGCACCACCCGCTGGGGGCCAAGGGTGTGGGTGAGTCGGCGACGGTGGGTTCGCCCGCCGCGGTGGTGAACGCGGTGATGGACGCCATCGGTGTCCGCCACGTGGACATGCCGCTGACCCCGAGCCGGGTGTGGACGGCGATGAAGTACGGAAGCGTGGAGCCGCCCCAGTGA